Proteins encoded by one window of Orbaceae bacterium BiB:
- a CDS encoding MalY/PatB family protein — protein sequence MAISDTNLFDFATPVDRKGTWCTQWDYVQDRFGVANLTPFTISDMDFKIAPCIEDALHQRLSHGVLGYSRWQNDEYLGAIEHWFTSQFSTLIDRNMAVYGPSVIYMIAKLINLWSDENDSIVVHTPAYDAFYKTIIGNKRHVVSCPLTKQGSNWHCDMNDLETILAKREVKILLLCSPHNPTGKVWTKQELMTMANLCAKYNVKVISDEIHMDMVWQGEHIPWSQCGQSNWALITSASKSFNIPALTGAYGLIECAKTRADYLQQIKACDGLSSPAVLSLVATIAAYQHGAPWLKALKNYLYGNLNFVAEKLNSAFPELQYTVPESTYLAWIDLNALKLDDIKLQEQLVNHEKVAIMPGFTYGNEGNGFLRLNIGCPRSKVEIGVQAIINAINALK from the coding sequence ATGGCTATTTCTGATACTAATTTATTTGATTTTGCTACCCCAGTTGATCGTAAAGGCACTTGGTGTACTCAATGGGATTATGTACAAGATCGGTTTGGTGTTGCGAACTTAACACCATTTACAATTTCTGATATGGATTTCAAAATTGCCCCTTGTATTGAAGATGCTTTACATCAACGTCTGAGTCATGGCGTGCTAGGTTATAGTCGCTGGCAAAATGATGAATATCTGGGTGCGATTGAACACTGGTTTACCTCTCAGTTTAGCACCCTTATTGACCGAAATATGGCAGTTTATGGCCCATCAGTCATTTATATGATTGCGAAACTTATTAACTTATGGAGTGATGAAAATGATAGCATTGTCGTCCATACTCCAGCTTATGATGCATTTTATAAAACCATTATTGGTAATAAACGGCACGTTGTCAGTTGTCCATTGACTAAACAAGGTAGTAACTGGCACTGTGATATGAACGACCTTGAAACGATATTAGCCAAAAGAGAGGTTAAAATCCTTTTACTCTGTAGTCCTCATAACCCAACGGGGAAAGTATGGACAAAACAAGAGTTAATGACAATGGCTAATCTTTGTGCCAAATATAATGTAAAAGTGATTAGTGATGAAATTCATATGGATATGGTTTGGCAAGGAGAACATATACCATGGAGCCAATGTGGTCAAAGCAACTGGGCATTAATCACCTCAGCATCAAAAAGCTTTAATATTCCAGCCTTAACTGGTGCTTATGGTTTAATTGAATGTGCTAAAACCCGAGCTGATTATTTACAACAAATAAAAGCTTGTGATGGGTTATCATCTCCGGCAGTGTTGTCGTTAGTCGCCACAATCGCCGCTTACCAACATGGCGCACCTTGGCTAAAAGCCTTAAAAAACTATCTGTATGGTAATCTCAATTTTGTTGCCGAAAAGTTGAATAGTGCATTTCCAGAACTACAATATACTGTTCCTGAATCAACATACTTAGCTTGGATTGATTTAAACGCGCTTAAGTTAGATGATATCAAATTACAGGAGCAGCTAGTAAATCATGAAAAGGTCGCAATTATGCCGGGTTTTACCTATGGTAATGAAGGTAACGGTTTTCTACGATTAAATATTGGATGTCCACGCAGTAAGGTTGAAATTGGTGTACAAGCAATAATTAACGCGATTAATGCCTTAAAATAA
- the ettA gene encoding energy-dependent translational throttle protein EttA — protein MAQYVFTMNRVGKVVPPKRYILKNISLSFFHGAKIGVLGLNGSGKSTLLKIMAGLDTEIEGEARPQAGLKIGYLPQEPKLNPEQTVREAVEEAVGDAKNALARLDAVYAAYADPDADFDKLAKEQAELEAIIQTHDAHNINTQLERAADALRLPDWDAKIAVLSGGERRRVALCRLLLEKPDMLLLDEPTNHLDAESVAWLERFLHDYEGTVVAVTHDRYFLDNVAGWILELDRGEGIPWEGNYSSWLEQKDQRLAQEASTESARRKSIEKELEWVRQNPKGRQAKSKARLARFDELNSSDYQKRNETNELFIPTGQRLGDKVIEVEHLTKSYGDRVLIDDLSFRIPKGAIVGIIGPNGAGKSTLFRMLSGQEQADSGTISLGETVQLASVDQFRDSMDDKKTVWDEISHGQDIMRIGNFEIPSRAYVGRFNFKGVDQQKRVGELSGGERGRVHLAKLLQIGGNVLLLDEPTNDLDVETLRALENAILEFPGSALVISHDRWFLDRIATHILDYQDEGHVEFFEGNFTEYEEWKKRTLGAEALEPKRAKYKRIIK, from the coding sequence ATGGCACAATATGTTTTTACAATGAATAGAGTGGGTAAAGTTGTCCCACCTAAACGCTACATCCTCAAAAATATCTCTTTAAGTTTTTTTCATGGCGCAAAAATTGGCGTATTAGGCTTAAATGGCTCAGGTAAATCAACACTTTTAAAAATTATGGCGGGTCTTGATACTGAAATCGAAGGCGAAGCACGCCCACAAGCAGGACTCAAAATTGGTTATCTACCACAAGAACCGAAATTAAATCCAGAACAAACTGTTCGTGAAGCTGTTGAAGAAGCGGTAGGTGATGCAAAAAATGCATTGGCTCGTCTTGATGCTGTATATGCCGCCTATGCCGATCCAGATGCTGATTTTGATAAGCTAGCCAAAGAGCAAGCTGAGCTTGAAGCGATTATTCAAACTCATGATGCACATAACATCAACACTCAATTAGAACGAGCTGCAGATGCACTGCGTCTACCTGATTGGGATGCAAAAATTGCTGTTCTTTCAGGGGGTGAACGCCGTCGTGTTGCACTGTGCCGTTTATTACTTGAAAAACCAGACATGCTCTTACTTGACGAACCAACCAACCACTTAGATGCGGAATCTGTTGCGTGGCTTGAACGCTTCCTACACGATTATGAAGGTACTGTCGTTGCTGTTACCCATGACCGTTATTTCCTTGATAATGTAGCGGGTTGGATTTTAGAACTTGACCGTGGTGAAGGTATTCCTTGGGAAGGTAACTACTCATCTTGGCTTGAACAGAAAGATCAACGTCTTGCACAAGAAGCCTCGACGGAGTCTGCTCGCCGTAAGTCAATTGAAAAAGAACTTGAATGGGTGCGCCAAAATCCTAAAGGTCGTCAAGCAAAAAGTAAAGCTCGTCTTGCTCGTTTTGATGAACTTAACAGTAGTGACTATCAAAAACGAAATGAGACCAATGAACTCTTTATTCCAACAGGTCAACGACTCGGTGATAAAGTTATTGAGGTTGAGCACTTAACCAAATCCTATGGTGACCGCGTCTTAATTGATGATCTCTCATTCCGTATTCCAAAAGGTGCAATAGTCGGTATTATCGGTCCAAATGGTGCTGGTAAATCGACACTATTTAGAATGTTATCAGGACAAGAACAAGCTGATTCTGGCACAATTTCATTAGGTGAAACGGTACAACTTGCATCTGTCGATCAGTTCCGTGACAGTATGGATGATAAAAAGACAGTTTGGGATGAAATATCTCATGGTCAAGATATTATGCGTATCGGTAATTTTGAAATTCCTAGCCGAGCCTATGTTGGTCGTTTTAACTTCAAAGGTGTTGATCAACAAAAACGTGTTGGTGAACTTTCTGGGGGTGAACGCGGACGAGTCCACTTAGCTAAATTACTACAAATTGGTGGTAATGTTCTGTTACTCGATGAACCAACCAATGATCTTGATGTTGAGACACTACGTGCATTAGAAAATGCGATTTTAGAATTTCCAGGCTCTGCATTAGTGATTTCCCATGACCGCTGGTTCTTGGATCGTATTGCAACCCATATTCTTGACTATCAAGATGAAGGTCATGTTGAATTCTTTGAAGGTAACTTTACAGAATATGAAGAGTGGAAAAAACGAACTCTTGGTGCAGAAGCGCTAGAACCTAAACGAGCTAAATATAAACGTATTATCAAATAG
- a CDS encoding aspartate aminotransferase family protein — translation MSCKEQNPVTRSLFDKVILPVYAPAQFIPVKGKGSRVWDQNGEEYIDFAGGIAVNALGHCHPNLLKALHEQSEKLWHVSNVFTNEPALQLAQKLIDNTFADRVFFANSGAEANEAALKLARHYAIEKFSPYKTKIISFNHSFHGRTFFTVSVGGQAKYSDGFGPKPADIIHIPFNDLDAVKAVIDDHTCAVILEPVQGEGGLTSATPEFLKGLRALCDEFDALLIFDEVQCGMGRTGTLFTYQQYGVEPDILTSAKALGGGFPISAMLTTEAIAEVMHPGVHGTTYGGNPLACAVGLAAFDTINSAEVLAGINAKRELFINELEKINQQFNVFTQYKGKGLLLGAELNPKYHGKARDFLNVATEFKVMILNAGTSVLRFTPSLVITDEEIKEGMQRFAQAVAKVVASS, via the coding sequence ATGAGTTGTAAAGAACAAAACCCCGTTACCCGTAGTTTATTTGATAAAGTCATTTTACCCGTGTATGCCCCCGCGCAATTTATTCCTGTTAAAGGTAAAGGTAGCCGAGTGTGGGATCAAAATGGTGAAGAGTATATTGATTTTGCTGGCGGTATTGCGGTTAATGCTTTAGGTCATTGTCATCCTAATTTATTAAAAGCACTACATGAGCAAAGCGAAAAATTGTGGCACGTTAGTAACGTATTCACTAATGAACCCGCTCTACAATTAGCACAAAAACTAATTGATAATACATTTGCTGATAGAGTATTTTTTGCCAATTCAGGTGCTGAAGCGAATGAAGCCGCATTAAAATTAGCCCGACATTATGCTATTGAGAAATTTAGTCCTTACAAAACGAAAATTATTTCGTTTAATCACTCTTTTCATGGGCGTACTTTTTTTACCGTCTCAGTTGGTGGACAGGCTAAATATTCTGATGGTTTTGGACCAAAACCAGCGGATATTATTCATATTCCATTTAATGATTTAGACGCGGTTAAAGCTGTCATTGATGATCATACTTGTGCCGTAATTTTGGAACCCGTACAAGGTGAAGGTGGATTAACATCGGCAACACCTGAATTTTTAAAAGGATTAAGAGCGCTATGTGATGAGTTTGATGCGCTATTAATTTTTGATGAAGTTCAGTGTGGTATGGGGCGTACAGGTACTTTATTTACTTATCAGCAATATGGTGTAGAGCCTGATATTTTGACTTCAGCTAAAGCATTAGGTGGTGGTTTCCCAATCAGTGCTATGTTAACAACAGAAGCAATTGCAGAAGTGATGCATCCTGGAGTGCATGGTACAACTTATGGGGGAAATCCTCTTGCTTGTGCTGTTGGTTTAGCTGCATTTGATACGATCAATTCAGCTGAAGTACTCGCTGGTATTAATGCTAAGCGCGAACTGTTTATTAATGAACTAGAAAAGATTAATCAACAATTTAATGTATTTACGCAGTATAAAGGTAAAGGATTATTACTAGGCGCGGAACTGAACCCGAAATATCATGGTAAAGCACGAGATTTTTTGAATGTTGCGACTGAATTTAAGGTAATGATTCTCAATGCAGGGACTTCAGTATTAAGATTTACACCATCATTAGTAATTACTGATGAGGAGATCAAAGAGGGGATGCAGCGTTTCGCACAAGCTGTAGCTAAAGTGGTTGCCTCTTCTTAA
- the fkpA gene encoding FKBP-type peptidyl-prolyl cis-trans isomerase, with the protein MKSLLKMTLIGSAIVFALAGCDDKKAEKTTDTQPSTVQTTENGAADQSINIEVDPSKEAYAIGVSYANFLKFNAEKSDLNLDHKEVIKGFIDALNGQSKYNEQEIQFILTELGNRLNKEQQERLTAEKATSTAVGDKFRTEFAEQPDVKKTDSGLLYEVITPGTGPHPTAEDTVIVHYTGTLVDGTKFDSSYDRGEPTQFPLSSVIPGWTEGIQLIGTGGKIKLVIPPELAYGEQSPSPNIPVNSTLVFEVELLGINNDQAKQPTE; encoded by the coding sequence ATGAAATCATTATTAAAAATGACACTGATCGGTAGTGCAATTGTATTTGCATTAGCAGGTTGTGATGATAAAAAAGCAGAAAAAACCACAGATACACAACCATCCACAGTTCAAACAACTGAGAATGGTGCGGCTGATCAATCGATTAATATTGAAGTCGATCCATCTAAAGAAGCTTATGCTATTGGTGTATCTTATGCTAATTTCTTAAAATTTAATGCTGAAAAAAGCGATCTAAATCTTGATCACAAAGAAGTAATCAAAGGTTTTATTGATGCATTAAATGGTCAATCTAAATATAATGAACAAGAAATTCAATTCATTTTAACTGAATTGGGTAATCGTTTAAACAAAGAACAACAAGAACGTTTAACGGCTGAAAAAGCAACTAGTACTGCTGTCGGTGATAAATTCCGTACTGAGTTTGCCGAGCAACCAGATGTGAAAAAAACTGATAGTGGCCTACTTTATGAAGTGATTACTCCGGGTACAGGCCCACATCCAACGGCAGAAGATACTGTTATCGTTCATTATACTGGCACATTAGTAGATGGTACGAAATTTGATAGTTCTTATGATCGTGGTGAACCAACTCAATTTCCATTAAGTAGTGTTATTCCTGGCTGGACTGAAGGGATTCAATTAATCGGTACTGGCGGAAAAATTAAATTAGTTATTCCACCAGAATTAGCTTATGGTGAACAATCTCCAAGCCCTAATATTCCTGTAAACTCAACGCTTGTTTTTGAAGTTGAATTATTAGGTATTAATAACGATCAAGCAAAACAACCAACTGAATAA
- the tusD gene encoding sulfurtransferase complex subunit TusD, with amino-acid sequence MSNTSLNYTVIVMGPAYGTQSSYCAYQFCHSLLSRSKHKLTSIFFYADGIYNANSLTNPANDEFDLVNAWQRLAKEYQVKLSVCIAAAQRRGVEDNGQMNNVATQFELVGLGELSESISQSERVIQF; translated from the coding sequence GTGAGTAACACTTCACTCAATTATACTGTTATTGTAATGGGTCCCGCCTATGGGACCCAATCTTCTTATTGTGCTTATCAATTTTGTCACTCTTTACTATCTCGTTCTAAGCACAAACTAACCTCTATTTTCTTCTACGCTGACGGTATCTATAACGCAAATAGTTTAACCAATCCAGCCAATGATGAGTTTGATCTAGTCAATGCATGGCAAAGACTGGCTAAAGAGTATCAAGTTAAACTCTCAGTCTGTATTGCAGCTGCGCAACGACGTGGAGTTGAAGATAATGGGCAAATGAATAATGTTGCGACTCAATTTGAGTTAGTTGGGCTGGGTGAATTAAGTGAATCAATCTCGCAAAGTGAGCGAGTGATACAGTTTTAA
- a CDS encoding MFS transporter, producing the protein MNSSSSSGLSISLTLLMAIAVGITVANNYYAQPLLHSIGQDLHISMENSGIIVTTAQFSYALGLLFIAPLGDKIERKTLIISLMLLTTLGLIISALAYNPTMLIIGTAIAGVFSAVAQVLIPFSATLAFPNQRGKIVGILMSGMLLGILLARTFAGAISTMVDWRMVYWIAAGMMCLITLLLSYSLPRYINQAQLNYWRLIGSIFVLYRHERVLRIRSLIGGIAFALFSLLWTPLAFLLSSEPYHFSDFIIGLFGLAGAAGAMGSPIVGRLSDKGKGRLVTSIGLILLLLSWLPLSLAQLSIIALIIGVILIDFAVQITHVSCMNAIYQGNPDARTRMNAGYMLSYFTGGMLGSFSSTYLFANFGWISVVITGVTLALFGLIIWLYYLKSAYQNC; encoded by the coding sequence ATGAATAGCTCCTCCTCATCCGGATTATCGATATCACTTACACTATTGATGGCAATCGCTGTTGGAATTACAGTTGCAAACAATTATTACGCCCAACCGTTATTGCACTCTATCGGACAAGATCTTCATATATCAATGGAGAACTCAGGCATTATTGTCACCACAGCACAATTTAGTTACGCACTGGGTTTGCTGTTTATCGCACCATTAGGCGATAAAATTGAACGCAAAACATTAATTATTAGCCTAATGTTGTTAACAACTTTAGGGTTAATTATTAGTGCTCTAGCCTATAACCCAACCATGTTAATTATCGGTACAGCCATTGCGGGAGTATTTTCCGCTGTAGCGCAAGTTTTAATTCCTTTTTCTGCAACATTAGCCTTTCCTAATCAACGCGGTAAAATTGTTGGTATTTTAATGAGTGGTATGTTACTTGGTATTCTTTTAGCGCGAACATTTGCCGGTGCAATCTCAACAATGGTTGATTGGCGAATGGTCTATTGGATTGCGGCAGGTATGATGTGTTTAATTACACTGCTACTAAGTTACTCACTGCCTCGCTATATTAATCAAGCGCAGCTTAACTATTGGCGCTTAATTGGTTCCATTTTTGTACTGTATCGCCATGAGCGGGTATTAAGAATTCGTTCTCTAATTGGTGGTATTGCTTTTGCGCTATTTTCACTACTCTGGACACCATTAGCTTTTTTGCTTAGCAGTGAACCCTATCACTTTTCCGATTTTATTATCGGTCTATTTGGTTTAGCAGGAGCGGCAGGCGCCATGGGGTCTCCTATTGTCGGACGCTTATCTGATAAAGGTAAGGGGCGCTTAGTTACCTCTATTGGACTTATATTATTACTACTCTCTTGGCTACCACTATCACTTGCACAATTATCAATTATCGCCTTAATTATTGGTGTTATTCTTATCGATTTTGCGGTACAAATCACCCATGTTTCGTGTATGAATGCCATCTATCAAGGTAATCCAGACGCCAGAACTCGAATGAATGCTGGGTATATGTTAAGTTATTTTACAGGCGGAATGCTCGGCTCTTTTAGTTCAACTTACTTGTTTGCTAATTTCGGTTGGATTTCAGTAGTTATAACAGGAGTAACCCTTGCACTATTTGGACTCATTATTTGGCTTTATTACCTAAAATCCGCATACCAAAATTGTTAA
- the yihA gene encoding ribosome biogenesis GTP-binding protein YihA/YsxC, which translates to MGQLNYAKTYFVTSAPDINHLPEDSGVEIAFAGRSNAGKSSALNTLTNQKSLARTSKTPGRTQLINLFEVEPNCRLVDLPGYGYAQVPETVKIKWQQALGEYLQKRESLKGLVILMDIRHPLKDLDQQMIAWAVESNLSVMLLLTKCDKLASGAQKRQLNMVQEAILPFQGDITVTTFSSLKRSGLEQLKQKLNEWFSQQD; encoded by the coding sequence GTGGGTCAATTAAATTATGCAAAAACATATTTTGTAACGAGCGCGCCTGATATCAATCATTTACCTGAGGATTCTGGTGTTGAAATTGCATTTGCTGGTCGTTCTAATGCGGGTAAATCCAGTGCACTTAATACGTTAACTAATCAGAAAAGCTTAGCTAGAACCAGTAAAACACCTGGACGAACTCAATTAATTAACTTATTTGAGGTTGAACCCAATTGTCGCCTAGTTGATTTACCAGGTTATGGTTATGCTCAGGTTCCCGAAACTGTAAAGATTAAATGGCAACAAGCGTTAGGTGAATATCTACAAAAGCGCGAAAGCTTAAAAGGATTAGTTATCTTAATGGATATTCGTCATCCGCTTAAGGATCTCGATCAGCAGATGATTGCTTGGGCTGTTGAGTCTAATCTTTCAGTGATGTTATTACTCACTAAATGTGACAAATTGGCTTCAGGTGCGCAAAAACGCCAGCTTAATATGGTTCAAGAAGCAATTTTACCTTTTCAAGGTGATATTACAGTTACAACATTTTCTTCATTAAAACGTAGTGGGTTAGAGCAGCTAAAACAGAAACTTAATGAATGGTTTAGCCAACAAGACTAA
- the malI gene encoding Mal regulon transcriptional regulator MalI has translation MMRKPTINDVAKHANVSVTTVSLALSGKGRISEITIKKINEAIQELGYVRNKNAATLRSGHSAVIGVIVHDIRDPFYAGIITGINEVLVEQEYIIFLLQSDMTSAGLFKCVNSLIEQDVSGIILGSGGQIAHEIKTITDKHKIPLILVSQSSSVDNILLVRSDNRLGAKLATEYLISKGHRQIAYLGGRSDSLTRAERVAGFANALTKHGLKFKTEWVVADDYPEQLGNFEQLLKQYPNITAFLCHDTSTTLALILGASKLGRSIGKGGNTSYFEQQIEIFSFGTQSEIYLAKNLISYIDNQPIEIGRQAANNLLNSGSTLPEIVIEPRLITE, from the coding sequence ATGATGCGAAAACCCACAATTAATGATGTTGCTAAACATGCCAATGTTTCCGTAACGACAGTTTCACTTGCTTTAAGTGGAAAGGGGCGCATATCTGAAATAACAATTAAAAAAATCAATGAAGCAATTCAAGAACTTGGTTATGTTCGTAATAAAAATGCGGCAACGTTACGTAGTGGGCATTCTGCGGTAATTGGCGTTATTGTTCATGATATTCGCGATCCTTTTTATGCCGGAATTATTACGGGTATTAATGAGGTGCTTGTTGAGCAAGAATATATTATCTTTTTACTACAATCTGATATGACCTCTGCGGGTTTGTTCAAATGTGTTAATTCACTTATTGAGCAGGATGTGTCGGGTATTATTTTAGGAAGTGGTGGACAGATCGCTCATGAAATTAAAACGATTACCGATAAACATAAAATACCACTCATTTTGGTCTCCCAATCCAGTAGCGTCGATAATATATTGCTTGTGCGTTCTGATAACCGATTGGGGGCAAAGCTGGCTACAGAATACCTAATTAGTAAAGGACATAGACAGATTGCTTATTTAGGTGGCCGAAGTGATTCATTAACTCGTGCTGAACGTGTTGCTGGTTTTGCCAATGCATTAACTAAGCATGGTCTTAAATTTAAAACTGAGTGGGTTGTTGCTGATGATTATCCTGAACAATTAGGCAACTTTGAACAGCTACTTAAACAATATCCCAATATTACCGCCTTTTTATGTCATGACACTTCAACTACATTAGCGCTTATTTTAGGTGCTTCAAAATTGGGACGCTCTATTGGTAAAGGCGGTAATACGAGTTATTTTGAACAACAAATAGAGATATTCAGTTTTGGCACTCAAAGTGAGATATATTTGGCGAAAAATTTAATCAGTTATATTGATAACCAACCTATCGAGATTGGTCGGCAAGCGGCTAATAATCTACTTAACAGCGGCTCAACACTCCCAGAAATAGTTATTGAGCCTAGATTGATTACTGAATAA
- the malX gene encoding maltose/glucose-specific PTS transporter subunit IIBC — protein sequence MPNKIKTKVTFWEFFQSLGKTFMLPVALLSFCGIMLGIGSSLASQDVRELLPFLDNWLCITIFTWMSKIGSFAFSFLPAMFAIAIPLGLAREDKGVAAFSGFVGYAVLNLSINFYLTISGILPTEDSAILRANDIQSVLGIQSINTGILGAIFVGILVYILHERFRAIRLPDALAFFGGNRFVPIITTLTLGIVGLLIPLIWPFFAKAISGLGYIVNSTGAFGPLIFGTGERLLLPFGLHHILVALIRFTDAGGTMEVCNETVSGALTIFQAQLSCPTTTAFSESATRFLSQGKMPSFLGGLPGAALAMYVCARPENRHKIKGLLISGVVACTVGGITEPLEFLFLFVSPILYVIHALLTGIGFMIMSLLDVTIGNTDGNIIDFVVFGILHGTATKWYWVPVIAAVWFVIYFFVFKFFILRFNIKTPGREIELQNDDTNTQINSMIQSKSGYNVPAILEALGGADNIVSLDNCITRLRLSVKDISLVDDSKLKANKAIGVVRLNEHNLQVVIGPQVQLVKDELQHYLS from the coding sequence ATGCCAAATAAAATTAAAACTAAAGTTACCTTTTGGGAGTTTTTCCAAAGCCTCGGTAAGACGTTTATGCTACCGGTTGCACTACTCTCATTTTGTGGGATTATGCTTGGAATAGGTAGTTCATTGGCCAGCCAAGATGTACGCGAATTATTACCATTTCTAGATAATTGGCTCTGCATCACTATTTTTACTTGGATGAGTAAAATTGGTTCATTTGCATTTAGTTTCTTACCTGCAATGTTCGCGATTGCAATTCCGCTTGGACTGGCAAGAGAGGATAAAGGCGTAGCCGCATTTTCAGGATTTGTTGGTTATGCTGTTTTAAACTTAAGCATCAACTTTTACTTAACAATTTCAGGCATCTTACCAACCGAAGATTCAGCAATACTAAGGGCTAATGATATTCAGTCAGTATTGGGGATTCAATCTATTAACACGGGTATCTTAGGTGCTATTTTTGTCGGTATCTTAGTCTATATACTGCATGAACGCTTTAGAGCAATCCGCTTACCCGATGCCTTGGCCTTTTTCGGTGGTAATCGCTTTGTGCCAATCATTACAACATTAACATTAGGTATTGTAGGATTATTGATCCCTTTAATTTGGCCATTTTTTGCCAAAGCGATCAGTGGATTAGGTTATATTGTTAATAGTACTGGAGCATTTGGTCCATTAATTTTTGGTACTGGTGAGCGACTATTATTACCATTTGGGTTACATCATATTTTAGTTGCATTGATTCGCTTTACCGATGCTGGCGGTACGATGGAAGTCTGTAACGAAACCGTCAGTGGTGCACTAACAATTTTCCAAGCACAATTGTCATGCCCAACAACCACCGCATTTTCTGAAAGTGCGACGCGGTTCTTATCACAAGGTAAAATGCCATCATTCTTAGGCGGTTTACCTGGTGCAGCATTAGCGATGTATGTCTGTGCAAGACCAGAAAATAGACATAAAATTAAAGGTTTATTAATCTCAGGTGTTGTTGCCTGTACAGTTGGGGGAATTACCGAACCACTAGAATTTTTATTCTTATTCGTTTCACCTATTTTATATGTTATCCATGCCTTATTAACTGGTATTGGTTTTATGATTATGTCTCTACTTGATGTGACAATTGGTAATACTGATGGCAATATTATCGACTTTGTTGTCTTCGGTATTTTGCATGGCACCGCGACTAAATGGTATTGGGTTCCGGTAATTGCTGCTGTCTGGTTTGTCATTTACTTCTTTGTATTTAAGTTCTTTATTCTACGCTTCAATATCAAAACGCCTGGACGAGAAATTGAGCTTCAAAATGACGATACAAATACACAAATTAACAGCATGATACAGAGCAAATCTGGCTATAATGTACCTGCTATATTAGAAGCCCTCGGCGGCGCGGATAATATTGTCTCTTTAGACAACTGCATTACCCGCCTACGTTTATCTGTTAAAGATATTAGTCTTGTTGATGATAGTAAACTAAAAGCTAACAAAGCTATTGGTGTTGTGCGTCTTAATGAACATAATTTGCAAGTTGTCATCGGGCCACAAGTCCAATTAGTTAAAGATGAACTACAACACTATCTATCATAG
- the fabZ gene encoding 3-hydroxyacyl-ACP dehydratase FabZ — MSTELNSLDIDEIIRLLPHRFPFLMVDRVVSYEKGKTLRAIKNVSVNEPFFQGHFPNKPVFPGVLILEAMAQATGILAFKSIEELTPGQLYYFASVDKARFKRPVVPGDQMILDVTYIKERRGIALFHGIATVDGKLVCEAEMMCARK; from the coding sequence TTGAGTACTGAATTAAATTCCCTTGATATCGACGAAATCATTCGTTTATTGCCACATCGTTTCCCATTTTTAATGGTTGATCGCGTTGTTAGCTATGAAAAGGGTAAAACATTAAGAGCGATTAAAAACGTTTCGGTGAATGAACCGTTTTTCCAAGGTCATTTCCCTAATAAACCGGTTTTTCCCGGCGTTTTGATTTTGGAAGCAATGGCACAAGCCACTGGTATTTTAGCTTTCAAAAGTATTGAAGAATTGACACCTGGACAACTCTACTATTTTGCATCTGTTGATAAGGCACGTTTTAAACGTCCAGTAGTTCCTGGAGACCAAATGATTCTTGATGTTACCTACATCAAAGAACGTCGAGGAATTGCTCTATTCCATGGTATTGCAACCGTGGATGGTAAGCTAGTTTGCGAAGCTGAAATGATGTGTGCTCGTAAATAG
- the tusC gene encoding sulfurtransferase complex subunit TusC: MKKVAIIFNHPPHGSARGREGLDLSLALSDINQISIFFINNGVFHLLENQQPDKILLRDYIATFGMLELYDIENIYICQQSLIERKIDRLPHVIDGALVDKQTIVKLLADHNAIIQF, encoded by the coding sequence TTGAAAAAAGTTGCTATTATTTTTAATCATCCACCTCATGGTTCAGCAAGAGGTCGAGAAGGACTAGATCTATCCTTAGCACTTTCCGATATTAATCAAATCTCTATATTTTTTATTAATAATGGTGTATTTCACTTACTTGAGAATCAGCAACCAGATAAAATCTTACTACGCGACTATATCGCAACATTTGGCATGTTAGAGCTTTATGATATTGAGAACATCTATATCTGTCAGCAATCTTTGATAGAGAGAAAGATAGATAGATTGCCCCACGTAATAGATGGAGCATTAGTTGATAAACAAACGATAGTTAAACTATTAGCGGATCACAATGCCATCATACAATTTTAG